GTACACCAGGTCTTTACTCTTAAGTATCTCAAGTACTTTTTGAACGGTTCCGTTGTCTATTAGACTCTTTTCGCTAATGACACTGTCAAATTTTGCATCGAGCTTTTCCAGTGTAGTATCGAACATCTTCGTTATCTCTCGAAGTGCGTATTCTTTAAAGATTTCCTCAACCTCGTCGTTCCAAATACGGAAGAATTTGTCGTTGTGGTCTTTCAAAACAAGTTTAGCAATGTCGATAACGTACTCTCCACGGTAGCCATCTTCTGGGATCGGTTCGTCGTATCCGAGGAGCTGGTTATACCTTGCCCAGACAGATTTGGCAAGCAGTTTTATCTGTCTACCTGCATCGTTTAGGTACATCTCTTTTGTTACATCGTAGCCTATGTACTTTAAAACGTTTCCGAGTACATCCCCGATGACGACCTGTCTCCCGTGCCCCACCGTTAGCGGACCTGTTGGGTTTGCACTACCGTACTCAAGAATGATTTTACCTTTATTCTTGAAATTCCATACGCCAGATGGATTTCTAAGGAACTTCTCGAGGAAATCTCTGTAGAATGTTTTAGAAACCTTGAAATTGATGAATCCAGGTCCAGCTATCGTTATTTCCTCGAACATGGGATGTCCTTGGAGCTTTTCAACGAAATATTTCGCCACTTCTCTCGGTGGTTTCTTGAAGTGTTTTGCGCCAACTAAGGCAATGTTTGTAGAAAAGTCCCCAAACTGCTCTTCAGGTACTTCAACAACAAAGTCGTATTCGTATCCACTTTCCATCAAAAAGCTCTTTAAAAGGCTTTCTATTTCTTTTCTAATCATTTATGCGGTTACCTCCTGATTTTTAGTTTATTAGTTTTTCTTTTTACTCCTTCGAGAGCTCTTCAATTATAACATTCCATATCTTGTCCAGGCCTTCCTTTTTAACCGACGAACACGGGATGAGCTCGCGGATGCTGTAACCAGATAATACTTCTTCAAAGTATTTGAGTTGTTTACTCAGTTCGGGAGAGCTGAGCTTATCTATTTTCGTCAACACAACGAGGGGAGAAATACCTATCATTTCCAACCATTCAAGCAACTGTGCATCGGATTCCATTAGTT
The DNA window shown above is from Fervidobacterium changbaicum and carries:
- the argS gene encoding arginine--tRNA ligase; translated protein: MIRKEIESLLKSFLMESGYEYDFVVEVPEEQFGDFSTNIALVGAKHFKKPPREVAKYFVEKLQGHPMFEEITIAGPGFINFKVSKTFYRDFLEKFLRNPSGVWNFKNKGKIILEYGSANPTGPLTVGHGRQVVIGDVLGNVLKYIGYDVTKEMYLNDAGRQIKLLAKSVWARYNQLLGYDEPIPEDGYRGEYVIDIAKLVLKDHNDKFFRIWNDEVEEIFKEYALREITKMFDTTLEKLDAKFDSVISEKSLIDNGTVQKVLEILKSKDLVYEHEGALWFRVSQFENDNDKVLIKSDGSYTYYLTDIAYHYNKFKRGYDIAVDIFGSDHHGHLPRMYAAIKALGIPEDFLFFVLHQFVTLKRGSEIVKMSTRAGEFVTLDELIDEVGKDATRYFFAMVDVNTHLNFDLELAKAQTTDNPVYYVQYAHARISSLFENAQAKGLKFELLDNIELLENEAELRIVKLISTFDDVLERIRDKLSPHYLTDYLENLAAAFHKYYADYKIVDPENPELSNARLNLALGVKIILAEGLKLLGVSAPEKM